The genomic window CTCTGCGCGGGCGAATCACTGAACACGATCTCGGGTTCCCAGGTTTCCTCCGGCGCGGCCTGCGGGGCCGGCGGGCTGACGGGGGCGCCCGCCCTGGCCGGCGCCTCGAACGTGAAGCGTTCCGGCAGGTCCGGCTGCGACGGCTGGCTGGGCGCATCCGGCTGCTCGCCGTGGGCGGCGTTCACGGGCGGGCGGAAATCACGGCGCTCGAAGCGGTCACGGCCTCCCCGCTCGCGGCGGTCATCCCGGCGGCCCCCGCGGTCACGGCGCTCGAAACGGTCACGGCTCTCGCGGCGCTCCCGGAACTCCGGGCGGCCATCCACGCGGGCGTCACGGGGCTCCTCCTGCGGCGCCCCGGGCTGATCGGCGTCCTGCTCGGGCGCGGCCCCCTCTCCGGTGAGGGCTGTTTCGGTGTCGGGTTCGGCACCCAGCAGGGCCAGTGCAGCGCGTGCGTCTTCCAGGCCCGGCGTGAGCAGCACGCCCCCTGGCACGCTGCGCGCGGCCGCCAGCACGCCGCCCAGCGGGGCCTCGCTGTCAGGCGCGGCGTCCGGCGCGAGCAGCAGCGCCGTGGGTCCGGCCGGCTGCGCCGCGCCGCCCAGCTGCTCGGTCAGCTGCGCGGTCGTGCGCGCCACGCGTCCCAGCCGCAGGGGCAGCGTGGCCACGTCCCGCAGGGCCAGCGCCACGCTCAGGTCACTCGGGGCGGCCGCCACCGGCGTGGGCGCGGCGTCCACTCCGAACAGCGCGCTCAGGGGCGCGTCACCGTGACCGGTCAGGGTCACGCTGTCCCGGTACGTGACCAGGCGCGCGCCCTGCGCCAGCCAGGTGCCGCCGGGTGCCAGCGTGGCGTCCACGATCACGGGCACGCCCGCCCGGCGGGCGCGGTCCAGGTCAGCGGCGCCGGGTTCCAGCAGCCACACGGCGCGCGCGCCGCGCCAGTCGGCGTCTGTGCTGGCGGCGGCCAGTCCGGCGGCGGCCAGCGCTTCTCGGTTCACGCGCACGCGGGCGTCCACGCGCAGCGTACCTGCGCCCAGCGCGGCGGCCAGCTGGCGGGCCAGGGCCATTTCGTCGCGCAGCAGCAGGCCCCAGCCGGCTCCTTCCAGGTCGGCCAGCGCTCCGGCCAAGCGGGCGTGCGGATCGCCGCGCCCAGCATGCAGGCGCACGAGACGGGCGTCAGGGCGCAGAGATTGAACGGCGTCAGTCATGCCCTCCATTCTGCCGCACCGCGCGCCGCACGCGCCGCCGCACTTCCGGCGGCCCGGCCTGCGGCTTTCTTTACCCACCTGAGGCAACCCCAGCCACACCGGGCGCGTAGGGTGCAGGTGATGCGTCCCCTCCTCCTGACCGGCCTGCTCCTCTCCTCTACCCTGTCCACTCCGGTGGGCGCGCAGTCGGCCCAGGGGATGGGCACGGCGACCCTGCGCCTGAGTGCCCCGGTGGGCACCACCGTCGAGCAGCGCACGACCCTGACCAGCCTTCTGAAGATCAGTGACGTGAAGGTCACGGCCCGTCCCGGCGCGAGCGTCCCGCAGAAGGAACTGGACGCCCTGCGGGCGTCCTTCCAGGGCATGGGCGGGCAGAACACGACCATCACCGGCAAGAGCTTCACCCGGGTTGCCGCGCGCGACGCCCTGGGGGCCGTGACCCTGCAACAGACCCTGATCCAGACCATTCCGGGACTGCCGAAGGCCCTGACGACAAAGACCACGCAGGTCCTCGACGCGAACGGGGCGCTGACGGACCTGAAACTCAGCAGCGACAACGCGGACGTGAACCGCCTGTACCAGCAGATGAACCTGAAGGAACTGATCCG from Deinococcus radiotolerans includes these protein-coding regions:
- a CDS encoding HRDC domain-containing protein, coding for MTDAVQSLRPDARLVRLHAGRGDPHARLAGALADLEGAGWGLLLRDEMALARQLAAALGAGTLRVDARVRVNREALAAAGLAAASTDADWRGARAVWLLEPGAADLDRARRAGVPVIVDATLAPGGTWLAQGARLVTYRDSVTLTGHGDAPLSALFGVDAAPTPVAAAPSDLSVALALRDVATLPLRLGRVARTTAQLTEQLGGAAQPAGPTALLLAPDAAPDSEAPLGGVLAAARSVPGGVLLTPGLEDARAALALLGAEPDTETALTGEGAAPEQDADQPGAPQEEPRDARVDGRPEFRERRESRDRFERRDRGGRRDDRRERGGRDRFERRDFRPPVNAAHGEQPDAPSQPSQPDLPERFTFEAPARAGAPVSPPAPQAAPEETWEPEIVFSDSPAQSAAPLPIPVSSGPDAPNLPQVPDVRHQAVEESAAETDAEVQVTEPQAADTLPDAPADVQPEVEAALEPAPVILPPDLPGGKEDPAANLTDGQLAIYARLREWRNAEAKRQEISRFIIASNATLAEIARRVPYTLDDLREVKGMGQARLGKYGDKILDVVRG